The stretch of DNA TTTAACTGACGAGAAAACTCAGTCTTTTGTTTGGTTATTTAACAAGTTCATAGAAGCGATGCCTAAAGGTGCACCAAACGTGATAATCACTGACCAAGATCCTGCTATGGCGAAAGCCATTGCACAAGTTTTTCCTAAAACAGTGCATCGATATTGTTTGTGGCACATATTGAACAAATTCCCAGATAAATTAAACCCTATGACTTTTCGTGACCACTATCGAAGGATAAAGAATGTCATTCAAAATTCCACAACACCTGATGAATTTGAGAAGTCGTGGGAAGATGTTATCAAGTGTGCTAACTTGGAGAAAAATGATTGGTTGTCATTGATGTATGAATTGCGACAGAAGTGGGTGCCAATATATTTTAACCATATATTTTGTGCTGGAATGTCAAGTAGTCAGAGATCTGAAAGTTCACATGCATTTTTCAAGAGGTACGTCTCTAATAAGAATTCATTGATGGATTTTATCACTCGCTTCAATAGGGCACTCCGACA from Primulina eburnea isolate SZY01 chromosome 6, ASM2296580v1, whole genome shotgun sequence encodes:
- the LOC140835435 gene encoding protein FAR1-RELATED SEQUENCE 5-like — translated: MCFWADPVSRRANSVFGDVVVFDTTYNTNKYGMIFAPFVEVNHHHQTIVFGYSFLTDEKTQSFVWLFNKFIEAMPKGAPNVIITDQDPAMAKAIAQVFPKTVHRYCLWHILNKFPDKLNPMTFRDHYRRIKNVIQNSTTPDEFEKSWEDVIKCANLEKNDWLSLMYELRQKWVPIYFNHIFCAGMSSSQRSESSHAFFKRYVSNKNSLMDFITRFNRALRHQRHNELVADHIDMNEHPKIKTNWPLEAQMVKELN